A single Parabacteroides timonensis DNA region contains:
- a CDS encoding gamma carbonic anhydrase family protein, which produces MAIIKSVRGFTPKIGKDTFLADNAAIIGDVEIGEGCSIWFSTVLRGDVNSIRIGNGVNIQDGSVLHTLYEKSTIEIGDDVSVGHNVTIHGAKICNGALIGMGSVVLDHAVIGEGAIVAAGSVVLSKTIVEPGSIYAGVPAKFVKKVDPEQAKEINQKIAKNYHMYSSWYKEETE; this is translated from the coding sequence ATGGCAATAATAAAATCAGTCAGAGGCTTTACCCCGAAGATCGGTAAAGACACATTTTTAGCGGATAATGCCGCTATTATCGGTGATGTTGAAATCGGAGAAGGTTGCAGCATCTGGTTCAGTACGGTCCTTCGCGGCGACGTAAACTCGATCCGTATCGGCAATGGTGTAAACATTCAGGACGGCTCCGTATTGCATACATTATACGAAAAATCGACCATAGAGATTGGCGACGATGTATCAGTAGGACATAACGTTACCATCCACGGTGCCAAGATTTGTAATGGCGCTCTGATCGGGATGGGATCGGTTGTACTCGACCATGCCGTGATCGGCGAGGGAGCCATCGTGGCCGCTGGTTCAGTTGTTTTGAGTAAAACGATTGTCGAACCGGGCAGTATTTATGCCGGCGTACCGGCTAAGTTCGTCAAGAAAGTCGATCCGGAACAGGCCAAAGAGATCAACCAGAAGATTGCTAAAAACTACCACATGTATTCAAGTTGGTATAAAGAAGAAACAGAATAA
- a CDS encoding serine hydrolase domain-containing protein — protein MKKAGWAILLIVCCIGGYLVLPSNYYLRRALTHLLPKIDQYPIFENRTVKAGDPQPWKQSEAYNTLSIPEKYLPVFDELGTVAYVIIKDSTLLFEQYWEDYSPKSHSNSFSMAKSIVSLAIGGAIDDGFIKSVDQPVSDFYPEFQGYNRKPLTLRHLLTMSAGVDFNEAYSSPFSPTTKLYYGNDLQKIAFDMKEIEEPGVNFIYQSGVTQLLAFIVEKATGENISTYVSRKFWTPMNAEEDALWSLDKKDGIEKAYCCFNSNARDFARFGQLILNNGNWNGQQLISDSYLKEATTPDTHLLFKEYNETNNCYGFQFWHLTYNGMEIPYMRGILGQYVFIIPELNAVVVRLGHKRSEARSEQHYPDDIDTWLGAAVEMMQAIQNNKDNNESK, from the coding sequence ATGAAGAAAGCAGGATGGGCAATACTTTTGATCGTATGTTGTATCGGCGGCTATCTGGTATTGCCCTCCAACTATTACCTGCGCCGTGCCCTTACGCATTTGTTACCAAAGATCGACCAGTATCCGATTTTTGAGAACCGCACGGTAAAGGCCGGTGATCCGCAACCTTGGAAACAGTCGGAGGCATATAATACGCTTTCCATTCCGGAAAAGTATTTGCCGGTATTCGATGAACTGGGAACGGTGGCTTATGTTATTATCAAGGACAGCACATTGCTTTTCGAACAATATTGGGAAGACTACTCTCCGAAGTCGCACAGCAACTCCTTCTCGATGGCCAAAAGTATCGTTTCACTGGCTATTGGAGGAGCAATCGACGATGGATTTATAAAAAGCGTCGACCAGCCGGTCAGTGATTTTTATCCGGAATTTCAAGGTTACAATAGAAAGCCTTTAACACTCCGCCACCTGTTGACGATGAGCGCGGGAGTTGACTTCAACGAAGCATATTCTTCTCCCTTTTCTCCCACCACCAAACTATACTACGGCAACGATTTGCAGAAGATCGCATTTGACATGAAAGAAATAGAGGAGCCGGGCGTCAACTTTATCTATCAAAGTGGTGTAACCCAGCTACTGGCTTTTATCGTAGAGAAAGCAACCGGAGAAAATATCAGTACTTATGTTTCCCGCAAATTCTGGACACCAATGAACGCGGAAGAAGATGCACTCTGGAGTCTGGATAAAAAAGACGGTATCGAGAAGGCGTATTGCTGTTTCAACAGTAATGCTCGCGATTTCGCCCGCTTCGGACAACTGATACTGAATAACGGTAACTGGAACGGTCAACAGCTTATCTCCGACTCTTACCTGAAGGAGGCTACGACACCCGACACCCATTTATTATTCAAAGAATATAATGAGACAAACAATTGTTACGGGTTCCAGTTCTGGCACCTTACCTACAACGGTATGGAGATACCTTACATGCGTGGTATCCTCGGACAATACGTCTTCATCATCCCTGAACTGAATGCCGTAGTCGTACGCCTCGGCCACAAACGCAGCGAAGCACGTTCCGAACAACATTATCCGGATGACATAGATACCTGGCTCGGAGCTGCTGTGGAAATGATGCAAGCCATTCAAAACAATAAAGATAATAACGAATCAAAATAA
- a CDS encoding carbohydrate-binding family 9-like protein, producing MKKTVFTAPVAALLLLSCAQAPQDKGKEITYTPQAPYNPPTYVCYKAPAPIKIDGKLSAEEWDAIPWTTDFVDIEGDKRPQPLLQTRAKMTYDDNGMYFAVLMEEPHVWATITEHDAVIYQDNDFEIFLNPTNDTHNYLEYEVNALGTEWDLFLSKPYRDDPQVLNNWEFAGMKSAVYVDGTLNNPKDTDKSWSVEVFIPWSSVYQVARGKKAPVAGEHIRTNFSRVEWTTEVQDGKYVKVPIKGENKIREYNWVWAPTGVINIHMPEYWGFVQISDKVAGTGETPFVKDPNDEVKWLLRNLYYRQNEYAATFGEYAPSVAALKPEELCPAEQAKQISLFNTPSMYEITLPGTDGNVWHIRQDGLVWASKK from the coding sequence ATGAAGAAGACAGTATTTACTGCGCCTGTCGCAGCATTATTACTCCTTTCTTGTGCACAAGCACCGCAAGACAAAGGTAAAGAGATTACTTACACACCACAGGCGCCCTACAACCCGCCGACGTATGTGTGTTACAAGGCTCCGGCTCCTATCAAAATCGATGGTAAACTGTCGGCTGAAGAATGGGACGCTATCCCCTGGACAACCGACTTTGTAGATATTGAAGGCGACAAACGCCCCCAACCTCTCCTACAGACACGGGCTAAAATGACTTACGACGACAATGGTATGTACTTCGCCGTCCTGATGGAAGAGCCTCATGTGTGGGCTACTATCACAGAACATGACGCCGTAATCTATCAGGATAACGACTTCGAAATATTCCTCAACCCGACAAACGATACACACAATTACCTAGAGTATGAAGTGAATGCTTTGGGTACGGAATGGGATCTGTTCCTGAGCAAACCTTACCGTGACGATCCTCAAGTCCTTAATAACTGGGAGTTTGCCGGTATGAAATCTGCCGTATATGTGGATGGTACGTTGAATAACCCGAAGGATACCGATAAGTCATGGAGCGTAGAGGTATTCATCCCCTGGTCTTCAGTCTATCAGGTTGCAAGAGGTAAAAAGGCTCCTGTTGCCGGCGAACATATCCGCACCAACTTTTCACGTGTGGAATGGACAACCGAAGTACAGGATGGCAAATACGTAAAAGTCCCCATCAAAGGTGAAAACAAAATACGTGAATACAACTGGGTATGGGCTCCGACAGGGGTAATCAATATCCACATGCCGGAATACTGGGGATTTGTACAGATCTCAGACAAAGTGGCAGGAACGGGAGAAACTCCGTTTGTGAAAGACCCGAATGATGAAGTTAAGTGGCTTCTGCGTAACCTGTATTACCGTCAGAACGAGTATGCAGCGACATTCGGCGAATATGCTCCATCTGTAGCAGCTCTCAAACCGGAAGAATTATGTCCGGCAGAACAAGCAAAGCAGATCAGTCTGTTCAACACTCCTTCCATGTATGAAATCACATTACCCGGCACAGACGGTAATGTTTGGCATATCAGACAGGATGGATTGGTTTGGGCTTCTAAGAAATAA
- a CDS encoding HAD family hydrolase, with the protein MKQYKYLLFDLDGTITDSETGITRCVEYALNHFGIQVNDLRELTPFIGPPLLDSFKDFYNFTDEQAIIATDKYRERYADKGILENELYPGIKELLADAQKNGRTVILATSKPEIFAKRILNHFGLSNYFSFVAGSGLDGSLHTKTDVINYILQSNNITDLSSVVMIGDRKHDIIGAKNVGIDSIGVLYGFGDYKELSEAGADHIVEDIPALRKLLL; encoded by the coding sequence ATGAAACAATACAAATATCTCCTTTTCGACCTCGACGGTACTATCACCGACTCAGAAACCGGAATCACGCGTTGTGTTGAATACGCACTAAACCATTTCGGCATTCAGGTAAATGACTTACGGGAATTAACCCCTTTCATCGGCCCTCCCCTCCTTGACTCGTTCAAGGATTTTTACAACTTCACCGATGAACAAGCAATCATTGCCACCGACAAATACAGGGAAAGATATGCCGACAAAGGCATTCTGGAAAACGAATTATATCCGGGAATCAAAGAATTACTGGCTGATGCTCAAAAAAACGGCAGAACAGTGATACTGGCCACTTCCAAACCGGAAATATTTGCCAAACGCATCCTCAATCATTTCGGGTTGAGCAACTATTTCTCCTTTGTCGCCGGTAGCGGCCTGGACGGTTCTCTTCATACTAAAACAGATGTTATCAATTACATCTTACAATCGAACAATATAACCGATCTGAGCTCTGTTGTAATGATAGGCGATCGGAAACACGATATCATCGGAGCAAAAAACGTAGGAATTGACTCTATCGGCGTCTTATACGGTTTCGGAGATTATAAAGAACTATCAGAAGCCGGAGCAGACCATATCGTAGAAGATATCCCGGCACTCCGTAAATTACTCTTATAG
- a CDS encoding YIP1 family protein translates to MKKQWLNFLINPFEWIAGFQALGWGLLGMVISTIISYLSGWHYHGLLHFGPAPNPAWWCYAVEHLVVWIVPAVLFYLGGLILSRSRIRVIDVLGTVAFAQIPFIFMNLFNMLPPMQNLAKVDMNVPPTELLAQPGFLVGIWLSLIGVIFLVWVLVWMFKALKVSCNLKGYSLGILYCVAVFGGDILCRYLIGLCY, encoded by the coding sequence ATGAAAAAACAATGGTTGAATTTTCTTATTAATCCGTTTGAATGGATTGCCGGTTTTCAAGCGTTAGGGTGGGGACTTTTGGGAATGGTTATCTCCACTATTATCAGTTATCTTTCCGGATGGCATTATCATGGTTTACTGCATTTTGGGCCGGCTCCGAATCCGGCCTGGTGGTGTTATGCTGTCGAACATCTGGTGGTTTGGATTGTACCGGCTGTTTTGTTTTATCTGGGGGGATTGATTTTGTCGCGTTCCCGGATCAGGGTGATCGATGTGTTAGGGACAGTCGCTTTTGCCCAGATTCCTTTCATTTTTATGAATTTGTTCAATATGTTGCCACCGATGCAAAATCTGGCAAAAGTAGATATGAATGTGCCGCCGACAGAATTGTTGGCACAACCAGGTTTTCTGGTAGGAATATGGCTTTCATTGATCGGTGTGATATTTCTGGTCTGGGTATTAGTCTGGATGTTCAAAGCGTTGAAGGTTTCCTGTAATCTGAAAGGGTATTCGTTGGGTATTCTCTATTGTGTGGCTGTGTTTGGTGGGGATATTCTTTGCCGGTATCTGATTGGTTTGTGTTATTGA
- a CDS encoding DUF2089 family protein — protein sequence MDEKKKRLPLQCPACDSPLRVGRLFCEQCDTEVCGNFELPPLARLTEKEQLFIVDFIKSSGSLKDMAKNMGVSYPTVRNILDDLIDKLNKIE from the coding sequence ATGGATGAGAAAAAGAAACGATTACCCTTGCAATGTCCGGCCTGTGATTCTCCCCTGAGAGTGGGACGGTTGTTTTGCGAACAATGTGATACAGAGGTCTGTGGAAACTTTGAGCTGCCTCCTTTGGCAAGGTTGACCGAGAAGGAGCAACTGTTTATCGTTGATTTTATCAAGTCGAGCGGCAGTTTGAAAGATATGGCGAAGAATATGGGGGTGAGTTATCCGACTGTCAGGAATATCTTGGATGATCTGATTGATAAATTAAATAAGATTGAATAG
- a CDS encoding Crp/Fnr family transcriptional regulator, with protein sequence MVNIIDKINSSYPISDTTIQTLKEHVTLCHFPKKYQLIKANMFCKSAYFIEKGMTRSFWLVNGEEITTSFAYEGSIVFSMDELYYNKVSEEFVETLEDVVAYQISLTDLLQLFQTNIELSNWGRVIHQNEYRRLHRSHKERLTLSAKERFEEFKQQFPEVYQRVQLGYIASYLGITPSTLSRLRAQK encoded by the coding sequence ATGGTAAATATTATAGACAAGATAAACTCTTCATACCCAATTTCCGATACAACGATACAAACATTGAAAGAACATGTCACTTTATGCCATTTCCCTAAAAAGTATCAGTTGATAAAGGCAAATATGTTTTGCAAATCGGCCTACTTCATCGAGAAAGGCATGACTCGTTCCTTTTGGCTGGTGAATGGAGAGGAAATAACCACTTCTTTTGCCTATGAAGGAAGTATTGTCTTTAGTATGGACGAGTTATATTATAATAAGGTAAGTGAAGAGTTCGTAGAAACACTTGAAGATGTAGTCGCCTATCAAATATCATTGACCGATTTACTTCAGCTTTTTCAAACCAATATCGAACTGTCCAATTGGGGTAGGGTCATTCATCAAAATGAATACAGACGTTTACATCGTTCACATAAAGAACGTCTTACGTTGTCCGCAAAGGAAAGATTTGAAGAGTTCAAACAACAATTTCCTGAAGTATATCAGCGCGTACAATTAGGGTATATTGCTTCCTATCTGGGGATAACACCATCGACACTCAGCCGCCTCAGAGCACAGAAATAA